AGGATTGGAAATTCAGCGGTGTTAGACTATCCCAGTAGTGCTATTTTATTACACCTTGAAGGGAGAGAAGCTTTGTATCAACAGAAAGCTCAGTCTGTCTTTAGAGGGAGTATAATTCATCTAAGCGAGATCCCCTACAAAAACAATACTGTGCATGCAGAACTCGCCTCTGGCTCCAAAGTAATGGGAGCTGTTTACTGTGCTGCAAACCTTCAATTGGAAGGTACTGTCCTTGGTCAAGTTTATACACGTTACTTTTTGTTGAAAACACAGTCCGGGATACATGAAAATGTGATTCTTAACGGGAAAATAAATCGTTTGAATTACCCTGGTACTTTATTGTTTCTTCCTTTTAAAGATAAAGGGGAATGTCATCTAGCATCAAGGATATGAGCACCAAGTTAGAGGCAAGTACATTGGTGGAGAATTTAGTTGCAATGACTGTGATTTCATTGGTCTTAGGCTTTGGGATGATGATTTTTCTCCGATTAAATGGCCCAGGGGGGACCAACCAAAGATTAGCAGAAGTGCAGCAGGTGGCTAGTCAATATTTTCAGAAGCAGGAATTGGACTTTAAGCTCGAATATCTACCTCCTGATATATCAGGCTGGACCCTAAGTATTGATAAAGAGCATAAGGGGGAACATTTGATAGGATTGCATTTTAGGGCGGAATCGAATAAAAACTCAGGCCTTAGCTACGAAAGAATCAGATGGTTTTATGTTCATTAGGAATAGCACATACAGGCTTAAGTCATTCACCTTAATTGAAGTACTCATTGGAATTGCACTAAGTGCGATTTTAATTAGCATGTGTTATTTAGGTCTGAGAATCCTAAATCAGTATTTCCAGCAGACTAAAGCAAGGTCAGATTTGTTTCAGGAGCGATTAACTTTCAATGAAGTCCTTCAAAGCCAATGGAATGATGCAATCAAGATTAGTGAATTGGAGACGGGGCATTTGGTGTTTCAGTATTCGGATACTCTTGTTAATCTTCAGTTTGAGGAGAACCTTGCATCCTATGAAAATGGTGTCCAATATTCCTTAGGAAAATTTGAGTTTGTTGCATTCTGCCATCAGAACCATAGTAGTTT
The Croceimicrobium hydrocarbonivorans genome window above contains:
- a CDS encoding type II secretion system protein — protein: MSSSIKDMSTKLEASTLVENLVAMTVISLVLGFGMMIFLRLNGPGGTNQRLAEVQQVASQYFQKQELDFKLEYLPPDISGWTLSIDKEHKGEHLIGLHFRAESNKNSGLSYERIRWFYVH
- a CDS encoding PulJ/GspJ family protein, which translates into the protein MFIRNSTYRLKSFTLIEVLIGIALSAILISMCYLGLRILNQYFQQTKARSDLFQERLTFNEVLQSQWNDAIKISELETGHLVFQYSDTLVNLQFEENLASYENGVQYSLGKFEFVAFCHQNHSSLMVVDSLRLRFWQEGDSMDFTYFKNYPQSISLEDYEHLD